Proteins encoded within one genomic window of Ranitomeya variabilis isolate aRanVar5 chromosome 4, aRanVar5.hap1, whole genome shotgun sequence:
- the LOC143767467 gene encoding uncharacterized protein LOC143767467 isoform X1, which translates to MERNRDKMAERILHLTLEILFRLTGEDYTVVKKTSTERCQDPVSEGRERTLSPITGPPPHPQIHEDIDDKKILELTYKMIELLTGEVPIRCQDVAVHFSIEEWEYIEAHKDLYKDAMMETPQPLTSPVLSSKRTTPERCPSPLFPQDCKQENLTVPQDDQFQGEDLTYINTKGTYEEDEEWCKVEIPTYDYPADFCIRSEGNLTSSMFKSDDFDITQDISEVNAITPDIPSSLHSKDLSFDPFNQFLHFDSSQIINRTKSHKTGIKNKSALTTKDPFSYFEYGKSFSFETSFVTYQKIHTEEKRFCCSECGKYFNQKSGLLRHERIHTGVKPYSCSECEKCFTDKSTFVRHKRIHTGEKPYSCSECGKSFIKKSNLVSHQRFHTGEKPYSCSECGKCFANKSHLITHHRIHTGEKPYACSECGKCFIEKSSLVTHQKTHAKEKPFPCSECGKYFVDNPSLFKHQRIHTAEKPFSCSECGKSFLNKSFLAQHQKCHTGEKPFSCSECGKCFGGKYHLIRHHRTHTGEKPFLCSVCGNCFIDKSTLVKHLKIHTGVKPYSCSECGKRFSEKSSLVAHQRTHTGVQNRVSCLECGKCFADKPHLVRHQKIHTGERPYSCSECGKCFSERSSLVKHQRRHTGEKPFSCSECDKSFVDKSSLNMHQKFHAGEKPFSCSECGKCFSKKSHVVSHKRTHTGEKPFSCSECGICFSDKSNLVRHQRRAHTGEKLS; encoded by the exons ATGGAAAggaacagggacaagatggcggagaggatattacacctcaccctagagatcctcttccggcttactggagag gattacacagtagtgaagaagacctctactgagcgctgtcaggaccctgtgtctgagggacgggaaagaaccctgagcccaatcacagggcctccacctcacccccagaTACATGAGGACATCGATGACAAGAAGattctagaactcacctacaagatgattgagctgctgactggagag gttcctataaggtgtcaggatgttgccGTCCATTTCTCCATTGAGGAGTGGGAGTATATAGAagcacacaaagatctgtacaaggacgccaTGATGGAgactccccagcccctcacatcaccag ttctatccagtaaaaggacaacaccagagagatgtcccagtCCTCTTTTTCCACAGGATTGTAAACAAGAAAATCTCACTGTTCCTCAGGATgaccag tttcagggtgaagatctgacctataTTAATACTAAAGGGAcatatgaggaggatgaggagtggtGTAAagtggagattcctacatatgactatccag CAGATTTCTGTATCAGATCAGAGGGAAACctgacatcttcaatgtttaaatcgGATGACTTTGATATCACACAAGATATaagtgaagtgaatgccattactccagatattccatcatcccttcacagcaaagatctatcattTGATCCTTTTAACCAGTTTCTACATTTTGATTCATCACAGATTATTAATAGAACTAAAAGTCACAAAACGGGCATCAAAAATAAAAGTGCTCTTACAACAAAAGATCCATTTTCATATTTCGAATATGGAAAAAGTTTTTCCTTTGAAACGTCTTTTGTTACgtatcaaaaaattcacacagaggagaaaagattttgttgttcagagtgtggaaaatattttaaccagaaatccgGTCTTcttagacatgagagaattcacactggggtaaagccatattcatgttccgaATGcgagaaatgttttacagataaatcaactTTCGTTAGAcacaagagaattcacacaggggagaagccatattcatgttccgaatgtgggaaaagttttataaagaaatcaaatcttgtttcaCACCAGAgatttcacacaggagagaagccttattcatgttctgaatgtgggaaatgttttgcaaataaatcacatcttattacacatcacagaattcacacaggggagaagccatatgcatgttctgaatgtgggaaatgttttatagagaaatcaagtcttgttacacatcagaaaaCTCATGCAAAAGAGAAgccatttccatgttcagaatgtgggaaatattttgtaGATAACCCAAGTCTTTTtaaacaccagagaattcacacagcggaaaaaccattttcatgttcagaatgtgggaaatcttttctaAATAAATCATTTCTTGCTCAACACCAGAaatgtcacacaggggagaagcctttttcatgttcagaatgtgggaaatgttttggagGTAAATATCATCTTATTAGACatcacagaactcacacaggggagaagccatttttatgttcagtcTGTGGAAATTGTTTTATTGATAAATCAACTCTTGTTAAACACCTGAAAATTCATACAGGAgtgaaaccatattcatgttcagaatgtgggaaacgtttttcagagaaatcaagtcttgttgctcatcagagaactcacacaggggttcAGAACCgtgtttcatgtttagaatgtgggaaatgttttgcagataaaccACATCTTGtcagacatcagaaaattcacacaggtgaaaggccatattcatgttcagaatgtgggaaatgtttttcagagagatcaagtcttgttaaacatcagagacgacacacaggagagaagccattttcctgttcagaatgtgataaAAGTTTTGTAGATAAATCAAGTCTTAATATGCACCAGAAATTTCacgcaggggagaagccattttcatgttcagaatgtgggaaatgtttttcaaagAAATCACATGTTGTTAGTCATAAaaggactcacacaggggagaaacctttttcatgctcagaatgtgggatatgtttttcagataaatcaaatcttgttagacaccagagaagagctcacacaggggagaagctttcttga
- the LOC143767467 gene encoding uncharacterized protein LOC143767467 isoform X2 yields the protein MERNRDKMAERILHLTLEILFRLTGEDYTVVKKTSTERCQDPVSEGRERTLSPITGPPPHPQIHEDIDDKKILELTYKMIELLTGEVPIRCQDVAVHFSIEEWEYIEAHKDLYKDAMMETPQPLTSPVLSSKRTTPERCPSPLFPQDCKQENLTVPQDDQFQGEDLTYINTKGTYEEDEEWCKVEIPTYDYPDFCIRSEGNLTSSMFKSDDFDITQDISEVNAITPDIPSSLHSKDLSFDPFNQFLHFDSSQIINRTKSHKTGIKNKSALTTKDPFSYFEYGKSFSFETSFVTYQKIHTEEKRFCCSECGKYFNQKSGLLRHERIHTGVKPYSCSECEKCFTDKSTFVRHKRIHTGEKPYSCSECGKSFIKKSNLVSHQRFHTGEKPYSCSECGKCFANKSHLITHHRIHTGEKPYACSECGKCFIEKSSLVTHQKTHAKEKPFPCSECGKYFVDNPSLFKHQRIHTAEKPFSCSECGKSFLNKSFLAQHQKCHTGEKPFSCSECGKCFGGKYHLIRHHRTHTGEKPFLCSVCGNCFIDKSTLVKHLKIHTGVKPYSCSECGKRFSEKSSLVAHQRTHTGVQNRVSCLECGKCFADKPHLVRHQKIHTGERPYSCSECGKCFSERSSLVKHQRRHTGEKPFSCSECDKSFVDKSSLNMHQKFHAGEKPFSCSECGKCFSKKSHVVSHKRTHTGEKPFSCSECGICFSDKSNLVRHQRRAHTGEKLS from the exons ATGGAAAggaacagggacaagatggcggagaggatattacacctcaccctagagatcctcttccggcttactggagag gattacacagtagtgaagaagacctctactgagcgctgtcaggaccctgtgtctgagggacgggaaagaaccctgagcccaatcacagggcctccacctcacccccagaTACATGAGGACATCGATGACAAGAAGattctagaactcacctacaagatgattgagctgctgactggagag gttcctataaggtgtcaggatgttgccGTCCATTTCTCCATTGAGGAGTGGGAGTATATAGAagcacacaaagatctgtacaaggacgccaTGATGGAgactccccagcccctcacatcaccag ttctatccagtaaaaggacaacaccagagagatgtcccagtCCTCTTTTTCCACAGGATTGTAAACAAGAAAATCTCACTGTTCCTCAGGATgaccag tttcagggtgaagatctgacctataTTAATACTAAAGGGAcatatgaggaggatgaggagtggtGTAAagtggagattcctacatatgactatccag ATTTCTGTATCAGATCAGAGGGAAACctgacatcttcaatgtttaaatcgGATGACTTTGATATCACACAAGATATaagtgaagtgaatgccattactccagatattccatcatcccttcacagcaaagatctatcattTGATCCTTTTAACCAGTTTCTACATTTTGATTCATCACAGATTATTAATAGAACTAAAAGTCACAAAACGGGCATCAAAAATAAAAGTGCTCTTACAACAAAAGATCCATTTTCATATTTCGAATATGGAAAAAGTTTTTCCTTTGAAACGTCTTTTGTTACgtatcaaaaaattcacacagaggagaaaagattttgttgttcagagtgtggaaaatattttaaccagaaatccgGTCTTcttagacatgagagaattcacactggggtaaagccatattcatgttccgaATGcgagaaatgttttacagataaatcaactTTCGTTAGAcacaagagaattcacacaggggagaagccatattcatgttccgaatgtgggaaaagttttataaagaaatcaaatcttgtttcaCACCAGAgatttcacacaggagagaagccttattcatgttctgaatgtgggaaatgttttgcaaataaatcacatcttattacacatcacagaattcacacaggggagaagccatatgcatgttctgaatgtgggaaatgttttatagagaaatcaagtcttgttacacatcagaaaaCTCATGCAAAAGAGAAgccatttccatgttcagaatgtgggaaatattttgtaGATAACCCAAGTCTTTTtaaacaccagagaattcacacagcggaaaaaccattttcatgttcagaatgtgggaaatcttttctaAATAAATCATTTCTTGCTCAACACCAGAaatgtcacacaggggagaagcctttttcatgttcagaatgtgggaaatgttttggagGTAAATATCATCTTATTAGACatcacagaactcacacaggggagaagccatttttatgttcagtcTGTGGAAATTGTTTTATTGATAAATCAACTCTTGTTAAACACCTGAAAATTCATACAGGAgtgaaaccatattcatgttcagaatgtgggaaacgtttttcagagaaatcaagtcttgttgctcatcagagaactcacacaggggttcAGAACCgtgtttcatgtttagaatgtgggaaatgttttgcagataaaccACATCTTGtcagacatcagaaaattcacacaggtgaaaggccatattcatgttcagaatgtgggaaatgtttttcagagagatcaagtcttgttaaacatcagagacgacacacaggagagaagccattttcctgttcagaatgtgataaAAGTTTTGTAGATAAATCAAGTCTTAATATGCACCAGAAATTTCacgcaggggagaagccattttcatgttcagaatgtgggaaatgtttttcaaagAAATCACATGTTGTTAGTCATAAaaggactcacacaggggagaaacctttttcatgctcagaatgtgggatatgtttttcagataaatcaaatcttgttagacaccagagaagagctcacacaggggagaagctttcttga
- the LOC143767467 gene encoding uncharacterized protein LOC143767467 isoform X3, with amino-acid sequence MERNRDKMAERILHLTLEILFRLTGEDYTVVKKTSTERCQDPVSEGRERTLSPITGPPPHPQIHEDIDDKKILELTYKMIELLTGEVPIRCQDVAVHFSIEEWEYIEAHKDLYKDAMMETPQPLTSPVLSSKRTTPERCPSPLFPQDCKQENLTVPQDDQGEDLTYINTKGTYEEDEEWCKVEIPTYDYPADFCIRSEGNLTSSMFKSDDFDITQDISEVNAITPDIPSSLHSKDLSFDPFNQFLHFDSSQIINRTKSHKTGIKNKSALTTKDPFSYFEYGKSFSFETSFVTYQKIHTEEKRFCCSECGKYFNQKSGLLRHERIHTGVKPYSCSECEKCFTDKSTFVRHKRIHTGEKPYSCSECGKSFIKKSNLVSHQRFHTGEKPYSCSECGKCFANKSHLITHHRIHTGEKPYACSECGKCFIEKSSLVTHQKTHAKEKPFPCSECGKYFVDNPSLFKHQRIHTAEKPFSCSECGKSFLNKSFLAQHQKCHTGEKPFSCSECGKCFGGKYHLIRHHRTHTGEKPFLCSVCGNCFIDKSTLVKHLKIHTGVKPYSCSECGKRFSEKSSLVAHQRTHTGVQNRVSCLECGKCFADKPHLVRHQKIHTGERPYSCSECGKCFSERSSLVKHQRRHTGEKPFSCSECDKSFVDKSSLNMHQKFHAGEKPFSCSECGKCFSKKSHVVSHKRTHTGEKPFSCSECGICFSDKSNLVRHQRRAHTGEKLS; translated from the exons ATGGAAAggaacagggacaagatggcggagaggatattacacctcaccctagagatcctcttccggcttactggagag gattacacagtagtgaagaagacctctactgagcgctgtcaggaccctgtgtctgagggacgggaaagaaccctgagcccaatcacagggcctccacctcacccccagaTACATGAGGACATCGATGACAAGAAGattctagaactcacctacaagatgattgagctgctgactggagag gttcctataaggtgtcaggatgttgccGTCCATTTCTCCATTGAGGAGTGGGAGTATATAGAagcacacaaagatctgtacaaggacgccaTGATGGAgactccccagcccctcacatcaccag ttctatccagtaaaaggacaacaccagagagatgtcccagtCCTCTTTTTCCACAGGATTGTAAACAAGAAAATCTCACTGTTCCTCAGGATgaccag ggtgaagatctgacctataTTAATACTAAAGGGAcatatgaggaggatgaggagtggtGTAAagtggagattcctacatatgactatccag CAGATTTCTGTATCAGATCAGAGGGAAACctgacatcttcaatgtttaaatcgGATGACTTTGATATCACACAAGATATaagtgaagtgaatgccattactccagatattccatcatcccttcacagcaaagatctatcattTGATCCTTTTAACCAGTTTCTACATTTTGATTCATCACAGATTATTAATAGAACTAAAAGTCACAAAACGGGCATCAAAAATAAAAGTGCTCTTACAACAAAAGATCCATTTTCATATTTCGAATATGGAAAAAGTTTTTCCTTTGAAACGTCTTTTGTTACgtatcaaaaaattcacacagaggagaaaagattttgttgttcagagtgtggaaaatattttaaccagaaatccgGTCTTcttagacatgagagaattcacactggggtaaagccatattcatgttccgaATGcgagaaatgttttacagataaatcaactTTCGTTAGAcacaagagaattcacacaggggagaagccatattcatgttccgaatgtgggaaaagttttataaagaaatcaaatcttgtttcaCACCAGAgatttcacacaggagagaagccttattcatgttctgaatgtgggaaatgttttgcaaataaatcacatcttattacacatcacagaattcacacaggggagaagccatatgcatgttctgaatgtgggaaatgttttatagagaaatcaagtcttgttacacatcagaaaaCTCATGCAAAAGAGAAgccatttccatgttcagaatgtgggaaatattttgtaGATAACCCAAGTCTTTTtaaacaccagagaattcacacagcggaaaaaccattttcatgttcagaatgtgggaaatcttttctaAATAAATCATTTCTTGCTCAACACCAGAaatgtcacacaggggagaagcctttttcatgttcagaatgtgggaaatgttttggagGTAAATATCATCTTATTAGACatcacagaactcacacaggggagaagccatttttatgttcagtcTGTGGAAATTGTTTTATTGATAAATCAACTCTTGTTAAACACCTGAAAATTCATACAGGAgtgaaaccatattcatgttcagaatgtgggaaacgtttttcagagaaatcaagtcttgttgctcatcagagaactcacacaggggttcAGAACCgtgtttcatgtttagaatgtgggaaatgttttgcagataaaccACATCTTGtcagacatcagaaaattcacacaggtgaaaggccatattcatgttcagaatgtgggaaatgtttttcagagagatcaagtcttgttaaacatcagagacgacacacaggagagaagccattttcctgttcagaatgtgataaAAGTTTTGTAGATAAATCAAGTCTTAATATGCACCAGAAATTTCacgcaggggagaagccattttcatgttcagaatgtgggaaatgtttttcaaagAAATCACATGTTGTTAGTCATAAaaggactcacacaggggagaaacctttttcatgctcagaatgtgggatatgtttttcagataaatcaaatcttgttagacaccagagaagagctcacacaggggagaagctttcttga